A window of Magallana gigas chromosome 8, xbMagGiga1.1, whole genome shotgun sequence genomic DNA:
AACACAGCAAAGTCACTCAGCAAAGCATTGGAGATCTCTATTTGCCTGTGGAGCTGAGGTAAAATGGACTTGGTATCCATCAGAAAAGTAGCTGTCTCTATGGTAACAAGGTCATTAGTTGTCATGGTCACaagagaaataattaaaataaaagcacCTACAAGCACGATTCTCCATAACAAAGGAGATATAAGGTGTTTATACACAAAGTCTGCAATAGCCTTTAACAGAACGTAGGACTCGGCTTTTCCCTGCACAATATGAATGCTAGTAGGTCTGGGTTTGTCCCGACGCTTTTGAGAATATATCTGCTGCAGGACCTGTTCCTTTCCTTTGGAAGACCCCTGAAAATAGTGCAGAAGATCATTCTTTCTTTCATAGGGATCTTTACTATCGCTATAGCTAAAATGTCTTTCTCTGGGACCCTCACACTTCTCCGCACTCACTCCAGTCAGAATAAAGTAGATCTTGCCAGCCACGGAGTCCATGGCTACTTTCTCCTCGACGCCCCGCTTAGCTTTCCTGAACATCTGCTTCAACCAGGTGAAGCGATACAACAATAGGAGGAAGTCCATGAACAAGAATACACAGATGAACACTGGGAACAGGATGGTCCTCATCTTCTCAATCAGCGACGCCGTGGACGTGTGTGACTTTGTCTTCTCCTGACTGGAGGAGGAGTTCTGGTGCTGAGCAGACGGCTGGAAGTTCAACTCGTTCTCCAAGATGTGGAAGTTGTAAGACGTCAGCTGATTGGTAAGATCCTCGAGCGAGTTTATCAACAAATCGTCGTCTGACAGAGATAATTTGACGTTGGAATTCAATTTTGGAAGCGATGAGGATAATCTATAAGATAAACCATAACACACATCATTAGattacaatatatacatgttaaactAATATTGTAGTCTTTAATTTAACAGTTGTGATTTTTAACATACGTTTTCATGATGTCCTCAGTGACGTGAAGTGTCTCCTCTACTTGGTTAATCTCCAGCCAATCCATGAACCCCAGGAGGTGGTCCCTGTCCCGATCACTGTCCACCACGTCCTTCTGACCAATGAAAAGCTGCTCCGGGAATTTCAACCAATCGTTCCTCATCAGACTTCTCAGAAACTGATGGTACTTTGACAGCACGTCCTTGAACTGACTCTGTAAAGTACTGTTATATTCCCTGAGGAAAACTGACAGCTCTTCTTGGAGAGTCTTGGATTTTTCTTCTAGTGTATTTGTAAGAATGGTCTCAATGGTTTTATTTTGAAGGTAAAAATGTTTCACATATAAATCCAATTGCTTCTGCATCTGCTTGGAAATTCTTTGAATTTCCTGTAAGTTGTGGAAAGAGCATGCTCTGAGACGATCTCGAGTCTGGTTGTACATGTGAGATATCTCAGAAGTTTCGAACTCCTGCATCTGATGAAATCGTAGCTCCACAGCCTGGTGAATCTTAGCACTTGTGTTCGACACTATTGTTAAATTCCCTATAAGGGGTCCTTGCACAATGTAGAATACTCCTAACAAAACCGAGAATGTGAACATCAAGGCATAGACAACATACAGTGTAACAAGACAGCAGGTAACACTCCTGGAGATTGGAGTTTTAATCATCCTCGCCCCGTCCTCTTGCTTTGATCTGTCCTCATCCTTAAGAAAAGTCACACCTGGGTACTTGAAAACATCGTTGGTCGTCACTTTTCTAATTTTGGAAATGCAGAATGCGGCAATCACAAAAATTGTGACCAAAATTCCAGAAAAGATCAGAATGACTATAATCGGTATCCAGGGAAACTGACTGATGACGTGTTCCTTGACGACGAGTTCGGAGTTGACCGGAATCTGGGTCGGGTTGATCAGCATAGTCAGAAGGATCTTGTGTGAAGCCGTTGTGTCGTTGATGAAGACAGCGAACACATTGGGGGTGTCGCTGCGAGATCTGGGGAGGATGAAGCTGAAGGAAAACTGGGGGTCTGGACACTTCACGAAGATGTCGTATTTACCGAAATAGGACTCCATGAACTGGTCGTAGACGTCCATTGTCAAATAACCTGGGCATTTCAGAAGGGTACCTAGGAATGGATACAAAAATCTCAATCATCAAGAATGAAAAGTCAGTTTTTATCCATTATATAAAATAACCTTTTGTCATTACTCATAcagtttaaaatcatatttttaatgaaacatcAAAAATCTAATATTGTGTTGAGTTTTTTATCcataatatgtatataaaagacttcttttaattttataaatactaaAAACAGCATTCCTAAATAACTTATCTTTAATGACAGTTCAAGAAAAAAGCAGCCCCATgagatttaataattaattcttATTTCTATATCTTTTATGTTTCTGTGATTTGCACTGTCTTAACAATGTTATTGACGTTTACAGATCAAGTAACAACGACTGTACTTACCATTGACGGTGATGTTCCAACTCCTGGTGGTGTGGAGCCATTCCAGACTCCCAGTAAAACTACTAGCATTCACTGTAGTGGGCCCAATGTCCTCCTCAAACGTAGACAGAATTGACTTGTCTcctataaatatatacaaaagaatttaagttttaacaaatatttaagcTCAAAATTTTATGCTGCCATATTCACCGGCCTTTCTTATGCTTGaccaaatttaaaagaaatgttacaAATACGAACGGATTAAAGTATTACATCGCCTCTTTATTTAATCACAGCTATTACCTTTGATTTCCACTTTGATTTGGGCTGCACTATCTAGGGGCGTGGCTTGATATTCAAATTTCCCATGGACATTATAGACGGTTGGATCTATCACTATCTTCTCCGCTGTGTGAAGAGGCTGCTGGGGATAAATCTTCGAGAAGTTCTTGGCGTCGCACTCTCCCCTATTCCACGTGACAGAACTGTACAGAAACGGCCGCTCGAACTGCACGGTGGTGGAGTACACACTACTCTGCCACGATTGCTGCCGCTGCGGGCGGACCTTGAAGTTCTTCCTTGAATTGAACTGCTCGGGCGTCTTCAATGGCTGCACTACGAACCTCATGGGAGTGTTATCGATAAAGTGAGTTCCGGTGAGGATCACCTCCTCGTAGATTTTTGTCCGGGAGTCGTGCTCCGTGCGGATGAAGTCCTGACTGGCCTCTCCTTTCTGGTGGTATCCCCTATCGGTGACCTCCGGGGAGAAGTAGCGTGTCTTGAAGCTGTGCTGTATGGAAGGCAGCTTCACCGTATAGCTCACTTTATACAGGTGGGCTGGCTTTTTGTACTGCAGGTGACACATGAACTTCCTGTCTAAACTTTGGAAATTGGGCTCGATGCTATACCTGTATACATCTCCTGTAAGACGATAAGTGGATTAAATCTTTAACGAGgcctgggtggtcaacaaagtAGCAATCGGAtctactttgaatttttttaaataattttttttagctataatatattatttacagtaataaagaattttttaaaatatatttttgttatattaaaaagtttcaaatttaCAGGTTATcctaatatatgtataattatacagaACTCTTTCTGAAGGAGATCAATATATTCTAAAAAATGGCCATGGCCATCAAGTCCTCTTAAGGAATCTTCATAATCGGCAAAGTGACTTTGTGATTCAAAGATGGTAAGATAGAGATACAAACCTCTCGCACACTCCACTGGCCTCTTTGGACACGTCTCACTTAACGCCCTCTTACATGCTAACTCACTGAAACACCCTACTCGGCAACATGCTACGTCCTCTGAAGATGCTGTGAACAAAGAATAAAAccaatttgaaagaatttaaaacatgttacatTTGGAAATCATTCATGAAATGGTTGAAATTTTTGGACAATACACATTACACGAAGCCTTACTTGATGTTTGAGTACACTGGTTCAAGCATTTCTGACATAATTCCAAACTCTTCTTGCAGTCTTCCGATGGAAAATTTAGATGTTGGGCTTCTGTCTTCTCCAGATTGAAGGTCTCAGTCAGAAGTGTGTTTGGGAGAGAACAGTACATCAGGTTGGTGTTTTGGAATAACTGAGAAAAATTACTtgcctgaaaaataaaaatatccctTATTGGatcttaaggtggctcacttcaccgtgaaatattttctcaaatcagcagaaaattacttgattatgatagatatcataatggataaaaagtatttaagtctaataggcaaaaaaatgtgcaattttggatgaaaaattacattttcaaaaattgaattctgttaacatgaacaaaagctccaggcggattcgaactcatgatctgcggttcagaagcccaatattttaaccactgagcttcgacgatatacaacccattcaaacgatataaacagtttaacaaaacatttaaattgccatcttgtgacgtagtgtcttaaaaagtataagtgtaggtgtagtgaggtaccatAACTGCTTTCTACAAAATATAGGTATATTTGCCTTTTGCCATACAAAAAGCCCAAAAAACCCTTTAAATTTAAGAGtttgatttacttttatatgtTAATgcagttttgtttgtttttgttttgtttgtttgttgttgttgttcttattttttggggggggggggggggttatcacaagtgtatacatacatgtacatgtaccagtatataaGTATAATGCATATGACAGTTGGTATCGGGAAAGGTGTTATTATTTTTGACCCCATTACCTTTCCATCGGAGTAGGGACACTTGATGTAGAGGTTCCTGTTCAGGTACGAGTCTCCCTCCTTGAAACCCTCGGGGCAGGGGTCATTCTCTGTGGGGTTGCAGGTATCCATGCTGGCCACGGTGAACTGGTCCGGAATGATGTCCAGTATCATCTTGTAATGATCAGGCACAATGTCCCTACAAACACAACAACATATATATATCAGAATACTGGTATACACTCGCACAAAAACATCTACCTTTTCCTTTTATCAAAGATATTATTCTATTacttcagaaaaaaatacatgttttacattctTGCATATGTCCTTAAAAATCACTACAACTTGTCCCTAAATATATCTGATATGATCATCCCTACTTACAGTCTGATATGAATATGTGGAATCATCAAAACTCACAGGGATCAGTTCATTCTCATTTATTGCCATACTTAAACATGTTTGTGAAGGTCTGAACTGAAAATTGGTTGGTGAGGTGTACCCatgaaattcaagaaaaatgggCAACCACTAATATAAATGATTCGATTCTTGAAAGTTGTAAATGATTGTCGCTGACCTGCAGCAGCGGTGCTGTATGAACCCTTACCTGCAGTAGCGGCGCTGTAAGAACGTCATCCGATCCTTCATATTTTTAGTCAGGAAGATATCCCGGAAGAAGAATGGAGCATCGTCCTCGTGGTCCAGGTCTACGTACTCCGGGATCAGGAACGTCTGGGACACCTTGATGCTGATCTCCATGCCCGACTTCCGGATGAACGGAAACTCCATCTGGTTCTGGTTGCTGTTCAGGAACAGCATGGTCATCTCGTCCCGGACATTGTTCAGGGCCTCCATGAACACGTTGCTGGAGGAGGAGATGGAGATGGAGGCTGCAAAAAGTCAACAACAAATCTGTCAGGATCTACACATGCCTAAAAAACAAAGGATTCCAATCTTTTTTCTCcctattttttttcagtgtgtaaaagtcaaagaaaaaaaacccctaatATATAAGAGTcagagtgaaaaaaaaattagaagcaAAATTTTCTGGACAGTCAGTAATTACTCTTGAATAGTTACATATTATGTTTGTTCAAGAGATTAATGTTTCCTTGATGAAAAACCGATAATTGTGCAAAAATGATGCTTTCAGTTTATATATAATTCTAACTAAGGGCACTTGTGTTGAATTGTAAGTCTTGAAAAATCTATATTTCTGTCTTAACAACTGGAATTGTCTCTCTTTGAACATACTTGAGTTACTTGGCTCCTTGATGGTGGCATCCCATCGGACATTACTCACTGGGAAATTCACATCTGTAATACAAAaggtttgtatttaaaaaaaggaatgtataaaaatatgattaatttttacaaacaattttactaTTTCCTTAATTACCGTACATTTGAACAATGCCTTCAaggcaaaatttttttttaaatttgcatgcatttgtatttgctaatgcttaaaaattttcctgttttaattacaaaatcaaatttacatgtTTAAATAAAGGTTACTACCAACTGCAATCAATAAATGTAATACAGCACACTTTTTTAACTAAACAAGTTCACAAATACCACCTCCAAAGATCTTCTTAGAATTATATTAGGGGTCATTCATGATTTTTAGATGTGAATTGACACTGAGTAAATATCATCTAGTAATTTGCACAAGATATTAATAAAATGTCTTTTCAATTGACAGGTGCCCCTCGATCTTCTGGAGGTACCGGTAAATGAAATGTTTCAGGGGTGGGTGTGTATGTGAATCTAGAGGGGGGAGAAGGGGTCAGAACCAACATAACCAACATAGGTGCTCtggatgcccccccccccccccccgaaaaattTCTGGATCTGTGCACGCAGGTGTGTGTTTTGTACAAGAAGAGAAAAGCATGTCTTGTCTATTGACAGGTGCCCCTTGATCTTTTGGAGGTTAATGTTGAGTGGTTTGGTGTGTGAGAACTGACCTATACAGATGGTGTCCTGGGTGCTGGAGCAGGGAGCCGCCTGATAGGTGGTGCCTTGACACTGGGTACACTCTGAAAATACACCAAATACTCTGTAGAAGTTAGACTACAATTCTCATATAAACGTTCTTGTGCTTTCAATTTCCTCACTATGCCTACACATTTTGTTGGACAAAAGTTATATCAATTACATATCATTAAAGATCCTTACATTTAAAGATTCCTCTTTTAATACCCTCTGTTTCTATATATTCACTTTAAAAAGAGTGGCTTCATTAACTATGCTaactaattaaataaattttatatcattaagaagaaaaaatatggaCAGGTGTTTATTCTTAGTTTTACCCTCattcagaatattttttatcttattgGAAACCTTGAAACTTGACCTTTTATACCATTGATCCTTACTAAAATCATATTCAACATTAGCACTAGTAGTCTGCAAACTTCTCAACATATTGAAGTTAAAAGACTGTAAGATATGAAGAGGAAAGATCAGATGTCTATGATACCATccaatatatcatatatcaaagAGATGAAGTTACAACCTCGGACCCCCACCAACCaatgcaaaaattaaaacaccAAATGTTGCTTATATTATGTGTAGTATATAATTGGCTGTTTGTAAACTTGATCTTGATGCTTTCGACAGATATAGAGTTCCTGTGATGTAAAAAATACCTCGGCAGACGAGATCCTGATGAGCGGAGCACTGGTGGGTCATATAATAACCATCTGGACAAGACGTTGAGCAAGCTGTAACACCGAAAAAACAGAAATTTAGTTATCTAAGTCATTTTTcgtcaatttcaacttttttttcacTTCCACTTAGGCATGTAGCATCAGGGGAGGGAGGGGGAATGGGGAAAGGGGAGCAGGCCATGTGGGGTTTGCCCCCTTTTTTtgaacaaacattttttctttaattttacataGTCCCCACCCCTTTTTAACAGaagataaaaaatacataaaattaacaaaatatattttaatattaaggTTTAGGTAGTTATGCTCTTCGCCTTTTCACTCCCTCCATTCCTCCCCAAACCTTTCAATGGTTAGGatattgaagattttgggaaagggtttttccccctttttttcttttgctcGTCAAGCTTTTGGGTAAGTTTGACCCCCCACCCCCTCGAAAATGATGCAACGTGCCTGTCACTGTGCCATAACAGTACAACACAACCAAGAGCACTCAGATAcaatcaaaattaatgtttgaaCAGAGGATTTTCTGAATCAGTCTGTGACATTAAAACATCATACACATAGAATAGAATGTCTATGAACAACCAGAAAATTGTCATTGTAATTTCAAGATTTATAACGTATTACTTATAGGTGGAACATGTTGTACATATGAAAATGAACCAGAGAGCATTTCTCGTTGATTCTTTAATATGACATGCATCCATTAGGACATTTTCTCCATTTATATCCACACATATCAAGAGTTTCACCTGAACACTCCCTGTGTTTGACAAAGTAGCCTCGTTTGCAGCGGCAGTTTAGATTTCCTTGCAGCGTGTCACAGATTGCATAAGTCTCACATCTCGTCGGATCGCTCTTACACATGGCTTTTACATCTGcaattaagatataaaaaataacaaagtttCGTCAACAGCAAACAAACAATACAGGATAAAATTCAAAACACCCCAAAAATCTGCTGATATTGTACATAGcttgaaatcatataatatTCCCTATCAGCCTTTAAtcttaaaggtacatgtatacgtaagaACAAATGTTTTTCGAAATGAACAATTATTTGATGTGTATCAATTAAGCATATCAAAGAATGCAATAGCAAATCTGACGAACCCATTATATGAACTCTGGTAACGAGCGCCATGCTGTTACTGTTGATAGAGATAGCAGAAATGGCCGGGTTCTCGCTGTACGATCGGATCCTACCTGTAAACACACAAAAAGACACAAAAAACATCAGTGACGGGGTGCTTGTTTATCAATTACCGTTGGGAAACAATGCTCTCTCAGATTTGCATCGAATGTTGTCGAGATTCTGTGTTAATTAATGTAGCAGACATAGGAGATCTGGATTCATCAGCAGGAGGAAGGAAGTCTGCGGAGACAACGCAAGGGTTTGTCAGGGGCACATGTCACTTTTCTCTTGATATTCACGCCGTCAACTCTTTTGCTTAATGTCTATTCTTACATTTATAATGGTGAAAACTACTGTAGATTACTAGTAAGTATTACCACATGTTTTAATCTGCCTGTTGCAAATTTTGCAGGAGTGAAGTACCTTATatcttcaatatttttatttctgcatGCACATGGCcaagttgtttatttttttgtttttaatcattttttaatattttcaacataGCAAACATaatttctgtcattttttttatttgcagaaGAATTAGCACAAAATAGATCACAGCAAATAAGAACACACATATGGTGTATGTTATATGGACTTTGGAAAGGGAATCACATTCCAACATAAAATTTATTGTCAAAAATGTAATGATGGGGTAAAAAGTACAGAAAACTTTCTGTATCAGATCCTTAAATTTCTCCTTAAAATTGACCAAAGGTACCTGCCTTTTGAAATAGCAGTAACATTGATAAGCAATATAGCTGCCGagtgattgattgattgatttctgTGAGCCTTAGTACAAAACCCTGCAAGGATGCAAGGTCTATTAGATTACAATGTATCGCAAAGCTAAAGATTTTGTAAGAATGTATGCCAATGGAATATTTCCTGCTTGAATGTAATGAAACTGTGTATTGACAAATGTCACATATATCTGTTCATCGCCTTTGGTGTACATTTATTGTATGTAATTGTGTGGGATTACACAACTGAACAAAAAATGAATtccttttttaatcttttaattgtccaaaatcaattgattatataattttaccacagaaaaaattcaattgagATATTTCACTGCAGGCTTTGAAAACAGAACCATCGGAACCTGGAATGCGTAATTTGAAGTTTGTATTGTGTTTTTACTCTATTAACAAAAAGCAATCAGAAATTGGTTCCAAAAGAGAGAGTGAGGGATTGGCATAGAAATGAATGGGATACTGCTACAGATGTGAATGGCACTCAATATGAATGGAGCTCTTTTAAGTCGGCTCATTTTGAACTTACAAAAGAAGAGGAAAAAAATCCATGCAGCTACTAGCATTGAGAAAAAAACCaccaacaatttaaaaaacaaattgctCATTTTGAACAAAGTTAATTAAAGAGgttcaaaaaatgcaatgcatgCAGTAAGTTGCAATTTCGAagaaaaacaacataaaaaaaacccccagcAACTGCATTGTAGGTGGAATTATTCGGGCAAGTTTAAAGTTGAAGGAGCATATAGCAATTTCTGCATGACGGTTTTTGTTGGTAGAATTATAAACACATGAATTAGATCAGATaaatttttctgatttaattCCATCAAACAAAGAATAAGGGGATTCATTTGGTATAAAAGTCAAGAATTtacagggtttttttcattatatattgtATCTGCTTCTTGTACCTCCTTCTAACACCATTTTAATTgtgacaaattttgaaattaaatcatttaactTAGTTAGTAAAACTGGCCAAAAAATTTTCCATCTACCGAAAACATTTCTACGATAACATGCAGTACTAAAATATTAAAGACAACTCtactatagaaaaaaatcacagtAAATCATTCAACTCAAGGAACTttaggtgggtttttttaagaCAATAAAGTAGCAAGCTTTTCttaaaaagggttttttttatctgtacaGGGTGAAACTGAGGCCTAACTCTGACATAACGAGGATATGACAGAATGGAAACTATTTATTCTGTAACAATTGGAATTGAGCCCTGGCTTGCTGTCTCAGATAAACTGACACCATCGTTACTTTTTCACATAACGATGATCTCACGACCAGGAAACCGTTGCACTTCCTCACCTTGTCCACATACCTTACTATCACCTCATCACGTTACAACCAAATTCACAAATCAAGATATTTGGATCAATCGGAATGGGATAAATCAATGACGAGTGACAGTGTGTGACAGAAACGGTCAGATAAACACATCATCGACATACTTAGCATCGGAACTGAATAAATcacaatacaatattttttataaacttttttcaGAGTTCCTGGTTc
This region includes:
- the LOC105344583 gene encoding uncharacterized protein isoform X2, with protein sequence MMMVLFQVVKAWILVLIVIFKTVRVSSKSDLSSDQYATHSKAHLEYLSVSLEEERKISEDGPPKLETVGETLVVPHYDKLVNLDLIFNSKVSLILEDGEPGTPLSFSLEREKSPFGLPTSESLSLYSTSSFHGWDSLNVTVHVTDASPFGSPLGVWWFLCVVALTTIAVLYRVVPLFQAASPVDSEASWTRIFKCMWRINSEPCRPQTQNVVAQTDHELRTTHPYVEQSQTTMSEAQTFREKLLRVWFGRDSSRRLRWLSLPAPVMVCVGVTLMAAVVCAVSSLSHNYYLRVRVPSDTHIRRIRSYSENPAISAISINSNSMALVTRVHIMDVKAMCKSDPTRCETYAICDTLQGNLNCRCKRGYFVKHRECSACSTSCPDGYYMTHQCSAHQDLVCRECTQCQGTTYQAAPCSSTQDTICIDVNFPVSNVRWDATIKEPSNSTSISISSSSNVFMEALNNVRDEMTMLFLNSNQNQMEFPFIRKSGMEISIKVSQTFLIPEYVDLDHEDDAPFFFRDIFLTKNMKDRMTFLQRRYCRDIVPDHYKMILDIIPDQFTVASMDTCNPTENDPCPEGFKEGDSYLNRNLYIKCPYSDGKASNFSQLFQNTNLMYCSLPNTLLTETFNLEKTEAQHLNFPSEDCKKSLELCQKCLNQCTQTSTSSEDVACCRVGCFSELACKRALSETCPKRPVECARGDVYRYSIEPNFQSLDRKFMCHLQYKKPAHLYKVSYTVKLPSIQHSFKTRYFSPEVTDRGYHQKGEASQDFIRTEHDSRTKIYEEVILTGTHFIDNTPMRFVVQPLKTPEQFNSRKNFKVRPQRQQSWQSSVYSTTVQFERPFLYSSVTWNRGECDAKNFSKIYPQQPLHTAEKIVIDPTVYNVHGKFEYQATPLDSAAQIKVEIKGDKSILSTFEEDIGPTTVNASSFTGSLEWLHTTRSWNITVNGTLLKCPGYLTMDVYDQFMESYFGKYDIFVKCPDPQFSFSFILPRSRSDTPNVFAVFINDTTASHKILLTMLINPTQIPVNSELVVKEHVISQFPWIPIIVILIFSGILVTIFVIAAFCISKIRKVTTNDVFKYPGVTFLKDEDRSKQEDGARMIKTPISRSVTCCLVTLYVVYALMFTFSVLLGVFYIVQGPLIGNLTIVSNTSAKIHQAVELRFHQMQEFETSEISHMYNQTRDRLRACSFHNLQEIQRISKQMQKQLDLYVKHFYLQNKTIETILTNTLEEKSKTLQEELSVFLREYNSTLQSQFKDVLSKYHQFLRSLMRNDWLKFPEQLFIGQKDVVDSDRDRDHLLGFMDWLEINQVEETLHVTEDIMKTLSSSLPKLNSNVKLSLSDDDLLINSLEDLTNQLTSYNFHILENELNFQPSAQHQNSSSSQEKTKSHTSTASLIEKMRTILFPVFICVFLFMDFLLLLYRFTWLKQMFRKAKRGVEEKVAMDSVAGKIYFILTGVSAEKCEGPRERHFSYSDSKDPYERKNDLLHYFQGSSKGKEQVLQQIYSQKRRDKPRPTSIHIVQGKAESYVLLKAIADFVYKHLISPLLWRIVLVGAFILIISLVTMTTNDLVTIETATFLMDTKSILPQLHRQIEISNALLSDFAVLSNEMLAEFQSKTVMEVNEINSLLGHTVQRHTSIVMSLVQELCSIENASPCQHTQPTLSLLDTLQGCNFMPIHPQYLQEFRDVTFMEYLHTELLPLVVTLRQILFNTCYILFGFACLMLISQIFMRLIIFYLLKTNRLPKVTRYLVSNANECWKASPIGPHSNSSFYRSYSLIESCESGVVGDIDDHYRDPTTLHPTTQPHN
- the LOC105344583 gene encoding uncharacterized protein isoform X1; this translates as MMMVLFQVVKAWILVLIVIFKTVRVSSKSDLSSDQYATHSKAHLEYLSVSLEEERKISEDGPPKLETVGETLVVPHYDKLVNLDLIFNSKVSLILEDGEPGTPLSFSLEREKSPFGLPTSESLSLYSTSSFHGWDSLNVTVHVTDASPFGSPLGVWWFLCVVALTTIAVLYRVVPLFQAASPGEDVDSEASWTRIFKCMWRINSEPCRPQTQNVVAQTDHELRTTHPYVEQSQTTMSEAQTFREKLLRVWFGRDSSRRLRWLSLPAPVMVCVGVTLMAAVVCAVSSLSHNYYLRVRVPSDTHIRRIRSYSENPAISAISINSNSMALVTRVHIMDVKAMCKSDPTRCETYAICDTLQGNLNCRCKRGYFVKHRECSACSTSCPDGYYMTHQCSAHQDLVCRECTQCQGTTYQAAPCSSTQDTICIDVNFPVSNVRWDATIKEPSNSTSISISSSSNVFMEALNNVRDEMTMLFLNSNQNQMEFPFIRKSGMEISIKVSQTFLIPEYVDLDHEDDAPFFFRDIFLTKNMKDRMTFLQRRYCRDIVPDHYKMILDIIPDQFTVASMDTCNPTENDPCPEGFKEGDSYLNRNLYIKCPYSDGKASNFSQLFQNTNLMYCSLPNTLLTETFNLEKTEAQHLNFPSEDCKKSLELCQKCLNQCTQTSTSSEDVACCRVGCFSELACKRALSETCPKRPVECARGDVYRYSIEPNFQSLDRKFMCHLQYKKPAHLYKVSYTVKLPSIQHSFKTRYFSPEVTDRGYHQKGEASQDFIRTEHDSRTKIYEEVILTGTHFIDNTPMRFVVQPLKTPEQFNSRKNFKVRPQRQQSWQSSVYSTTVQFERPFLYSSVTWNRGECDAKNFSKIYPQQPLHTAEKIVIDPTVYNVHGKFEYQATPLDSAAQIKVEIKGDKSILSTFEEDIGPTTVNASSFTGSLEWLHTTRSWNITVNGTLLKCPGYLTMDVYDQFMESYFGKYDIFVKCPDPQFSFSFILPRSRSDTPNVFAVFINDTTASHKILLTMLINPTQIPVNSELVVKEHVISQFPWIPIIVILIFSGILVTIFVIAAFCISKIRKVTTNDVFKYPGVTFLKDEDRSKQEDGARMIKTPISRSVTCCLVTLYVVYALMFTFSVLLGVFYIVQGPLIGNLTIVSNTSAKIHQAVELRFHQMQEFETSEISHMYNQTRDRLRACSFHNLQEIQRISKQMQKQLDLYVKHFYLQNKTIETILTNTLEEKSKTLQEELSVFLREYNSTLQSQFKDVLSKYHQFLRSLMRNDWLKFPEQLFIGQKDVVDSDRDRDHLLGFMDWLEINQVEETLHVTEDIMKTLSSSLPKLNSNVKLSLSDDDLLINSLEDLTNQLTSYNFHILENELNFQPSAQHQNSSSSQEKTKSHTSTASLIEKMRTILFPVFICVFLFMDFLLLLYRFTWLKQMFRKAKRGVEEKVAMDSVAGKIYFILTGVSAEKCEGPRERHFSYSDSKDPYERKNDLLHYFQGSSKGKEQVLQQIYSQKRRDKPRPTSIHIVQGKAESYVLLKAIADFVYKHLISPLLWRIVLVGAFILIISLVTMTTNDLVTIETATFLMDTKSILPQLHRQIEISNALLSDFAVLSNEMLAEFQSKTVMEVNEINSLLGHTVQRHTSIVMSLVQELCSIENASPCQHTQPTLSLLDTLQGCNFMPIHPQYLQEFRDVTFMEYLHTELLPLVVTLRQILFNTCYILFGFACLMLISQIFMRLIIFYLLKTNRLPKVTRYLVSNANECWKASPIGPHSNSSFYRSYSLIESCESGVVGDIDDHYRDPTTLHPTTQPHN